GCTGCCATTCCTGTTTCAGCTGGTCCAAGCGGGTGAGCGCGGCTGGGTTCATTGGAAGGTCGCCCAGTAACCGGCTAACGCTGGCACTAGATATGAGGCGAGTGGCTGCAAATGCCAGCGAATGGACATCCGGTATGGGGTAAATGCAGTCCTTGTGGGTACGTGAAGTGGGTTCGGAAATTTGTGTCACCAAAATCAGGCCAACAAAAAACCGCCCTTTCGGGCGGCTAGGGTTGATTTGGTGTGAAGATATAGGAGATCAGATCAGCTGCCGAAGCGGAAACGCACACCAGCGCGGAGGCCGAATGCATTCAGAGGCGTGTAGCTGATGCCTTTGATGGAGACGCCGGTGGAACCCTGGTAAGTACCTTCCAGGAAAACATCAGCCTTTTCGGAGGCTGCGTAAGCCACGCCTGCTTTGGCCTGATAGCCAAAAGCACCTGCGCTACCGCCTTCAACATTCACAGGCTGAGTCGCCGTGATGCCACTGCCAGAAAGGGTTGCATTACCGGTCTGGGTGGGAACAGACACGTTGGTGTAGCCGAGGCCACCACCGACATAAGGCGTGAACTTCGACTTGGTGTCAATGTCGTAGTAGCCGCTGACTAAAACACTGTTGGTGCTCACCGTGCCGGTGCCAGACAGTGTGAAGTTGTAAGGGAAGTTGGTGTAAGAGATGCCGTTCAGGGTTCCCGTCTCAGAACCGCTGCCGGTAATGTCCCCAACATTTGACCCTTTGTAGATGTAGGTCAACTCTGCACGCACATCGCCGAAGTCGTAGCCGACACCAGCCTCACCGGCGAAGCCAGCACCCAGGTCAAGCTTCGGTGTGTAAGTGCCAGAGAAAGTTTCGTCAGTGGTCCAGCTACCCGTGTAGCTCTTGGCGTTGTTACCGGTGCTGCCGGTCCAGGATGCGCCAGCACCCAGGGTTGCGTAAAAACCAGTTGCCTTAGCCGCAGACTCCTCTTGGGCGCGGACAGGTGCCGCAAAGGCGACAGCGGAGGCTGCAGCTGCAGCAAACAGAAGACGAAGCTTCATTTCCTCACAAGGAAAAGCAGATTAATTTCATCAGCTACCTAGTCGCAAACCGAGATGAGCTGGACCACTACCTTTACCGGCCTGAGTTGCGATTTCGGCATAGCCATAAGCGGATTGACTTCGGCTTGGCTATTAAGGCAGCGCCAAATCCGAGCATCTTCTTCTCAGATCCTCTGTGCTGCAGTCGATCTGAGCTATCTGGAGGTGATAGACCTTTGCTGTTGTGGATGATCTCTGTCTGGCCTACGGCGACTTTGTGTAGCCAGCTATACAAGTGTCACTAGTTGCTTGGTGCGTATGGCGGCGGCTCATTGGCGGCCTCGTCCAAACCTTGATGACGGCCTCCGGATCCTCTCCAGACTCTCCCTAACCTCATCCAGCTGCCGCTGAACTTCCTGAGCCTGTGCGTTTTCCTGCTTAAACCTGGTGATCAGCTGCTCCTTGTCCTCAAGCGTTGGTGCTCTTCGTAGCTGTTGAAGCTGGTGGTTGCTGAATTGGGAGAGTAGTGATTGTGATTGGTTGTTCATTTGTCTGATTAATGGTTGTCGGATGTTGATTGGTTGAAATCAAGTTCAAGCTGAATTGGTTCTGTTGGAGCCGGTGAGGCTTGTGGTTCTTCGACCCATCCAACGTGGATGCTTCCGTTTTTGCTGATGAGGGTGAGTCGTTGGTTTGGTGTTGTTGTGTTGTTGTTCATCTATTCGCAATCAGTATTTGTTTTCAGGTTCAAAGCTCAGTGCGTTCTTGAATGCTGGTTCCACAATGTGAAAGGACAGGAAGCAATTGCCATACTCTTGGACTTGGACATGCCCGACAACCTGCACAAACTCAGGGATAAAAAGATCATCTCTGTCTATTCGCCCAAGTAGACCCTCCAGCTTTGGCTTGAATAAGGATTCAAAAAGCAGGCAGTCATCCTTGATCAACCGGTCTTTGAAACCTTTAGATCGGGTCTCAAAATCAAAGTCTGGGTTTGAGGTGAACTGTTGAGCATGAAGCTCTTTGGCTTGTCTCGCCTCCCCCTCAATCTCATCAAAGACTGATGGAGATTCCGGCATCAAGCTGAGCCTGTAGATCTTGTTACCGGTCAGCTTTTCTGTCATTGGGTCAATGACGCTGGCATCAAGGATGTACCCCTTAGTTCTTATTGGTGTTTTCATCACTTAAGCCAGGGTGCATTGGATCTTTCGGTAGACCCGCGTGGTGGAACTGTCTGAATGCATAGACACCAAGCATGTACAGCTCGTGCCGTAGGAACCGTTCTTTGACACCATGACGCTCCAGCTTTGCGATGGAACGACACTTAGTGTTAATCCAGCTCTGATCTTTTGGAGTTAATCCGTTGTAGGTGTGCATATGTCTGATGTGAGAGTATTCATGATTAAGGGTTCAACGCCTGTTATTACCGGTTGATACTGTTTCAGCTGTCGTTGAATCCTTTAGTAGTTCGACTATCCAATCGTTCGCTGCGCTCACTCTTGGAGTCTCACTACTGTCTGAGGGAGGCTTTCTCCCTGTGTACGTGAGGGATTGCTAGTGAGTTGTTGTCTTTAAATAGATTCTGCGTCGTTTTGTGGTAGGCGACCTAATGCCTCAGTTGTGGTCTCCAGCATCCGTGTCCAGATCTCCCACTCTTGTGTGTTCTGCTTTTCAGCTTCTTCCAATCGAGCCAGCTTGTTCAGGCATTTACGCCTGTAGAGCTGCTCAATTTCGTTCAGCTCCTCTTCATCCCACATCTCTTCGGGGATTCCTTTGATGTGGATAAAGCGATCACCAACATCCAAGAACTTTCCACTTGGTTTCCAGCGGCTAGTTCGGATGACCTTTTGAGCTGAATCCTCAGCTGCTTGGTTCTGAGCAGCTTCCTTAGCTTTCGCCAGCTGAGTCTGGGTAAGAGGCGTGTATCGAAGGATCAGAAACTGGATGATCCGAGCTTTTGACTGGCCAATGGCGGTCTTGTGGCACTCAAGCTTTTTCCATGCAGTGCTTGTGATCGAGTAATTGATCTGCCTGGAACCTGTCTCGCCTTTGTATTTGACCGTTCGTTCTTCAGGCTCAAGCAGGTGAGAGGGCCAGTGGTACCTCTCCGTTCTGCTCATGCTTGAGCTGCAGCTGGCATAGCCAGGGATGCCTTGGATGATCATCCGGGTCAGCATTTCCCACCGGGTTATTCCGGCTTGAATGGCTAGCTGAGCTAGTCGGTCAAATGCTTCTTGACTGACATTGACCTTCAGTGGCTTCCTTGTTGCGCGAACGCCTGGATCTTTGCCTTCACGGGGAACAAGCCTAAAGTCCTTTTCTGAATCCTTTTTACGTTTTAGGTATTGACGCTGGTGTTTGGAATGTTTCCGCATGACAGTTAATGATTGTGGATTGATCCGGCTTTACTCATCTGCGAATGTGTGTGTTCTGATTCTTAATTGAGAGTTCGTTTTTGTGTGCTCTCTATTGAAGATCGGAACTCGTTTCTGCTTTTCATCTGGAAGCTCAAGGATTGTCAGCTCACGGCTCCTGCTTCGTACGTCGGATCTGTCGTAATACCTATTCATGGTCTTAATGTCATGTCCGCTGATACGTGCGACCAAGTAAGCATCGACGCCTCTAGATAAATGATTCTCGATGAATGTTGATCGCAGTGAGTAGATGGTGTATGGCTTTTCGCTAAAGCGGTTGCCGACCAACCTTTCTTGAGCTGCATCAATAGTCTTGCGCCACATGTAGTAGTAGCTGGCTGATGAATAAGGCAGCTTGTCGGCTTCAGGCTTTCCGAAAACGTAGTCATTGGGTCCGTATCTCGGGATGCCATGTTTGTCGCAGTAGGTGTCCTGAAAAGCTTTCCAGTGCAGCAGACGTGTGCTTGTTCGGCTCCAGCACGGGACTTCTCTGGGTGTTCCAGTTTTTGTTTCACGTATGAACAGGTAGCAGATGTATCGGGATTCATTGCCGTCGGTAACTTCGACAAGGTCAACGTCTTTCCACTTCAGTTTCCGCAGTTCAATCGGTCTGCAGCCGCTCGACTTCGCGACATAGGTAAAGCACCACCAAAGCTGGCGCCAGTAGTGGTGGCGATGGTTGTCAAAGGTTGTTGATTCTTTTACTTGCTTTCTGATCTCCCTGTTGATTGTGAGCCAGTCAGCAGCGTTGATGGACGGGTTCGCGTTCAGATCGCCCATCGAGATCTTGATCTTGGGGACGAAGTCGGTGTCGAACAGGACTTCTGCGTCCACAAGCTTTCGCCTTCCAAGCCAGTTCTTGATGAACTGTGAAATTGCCTTGAGTTCCTTTTTGATCGTTTGCTTTGACTTGCCGCGCCTGTAGTACGGGTACCGCTCCAGGAAGGTGTTGTTGATCTGGTCGCAGAAGGTCACCTCTTGGAAATCGAGGTATCCAATGAAGTCCTTGCGTAGCGACCTGGCTTTACGGCTGAAGCTTTCTTCTCCTATCCGGTTGGTGAGGACCTTCTCCTTTTCGCCCTGGAGGAATCGTTCCAGTTCTTCACGGACTGGAACGCGCTGCCGTTTGGCCGGTTTGTAGCTGTCTTGGGTGGCTGCTCTGCGCGGTTTGCTGGCTGCTGGAGGGTTGGCGATGCCATCGACGGCTGCGACGTACGCATCCAGGCAACTGGCTTCAGCTTCCGCCTGGTTGGTCGCCCCGGGAACCAGTCGAACTACGTATGACTTAGTTCCTGGCTTCAGGACCCTGATGAACCACTTGGTTGGATCCTTGCCGTAGCAGTAGATGGTTGCCTTGCCTCCAAGCACCTTTGCCTTGGTGTGGATGGTCATGGCTCGGTGGTCTAAGAGTTTGAACAGGTTTGAATGCCTGTTGCAACCATCCTAAAAGCGTGTGAGAGCTAGTGATAGGAGATCCGGCTGGGATCCATGAACCCGCGAAGGTGCGCTGTCTGCACCATGACGCTCTTTAGGGTCGGTGGCCATGGCAGAGAACCGGCGACTGGTCTGGATTGGCGCCCTGCTGGCAGGGCTGCTCGCCGGTGCGGCCTTGCCTCCTTTGGGCGCGCCGCCCCTGCTCTGGCTCGCGCTGGTGCCGCTTTGGGCCTTGGGGCCAGGGCCGGCGGCCCTTTGGGCTGGTGCCGCGGTCTTGCTCAGCCATCGCTGGTTGCTCTGGTTGCACCCCCTCGATTGGATCGGGGTGCCCCTTCCCTGGAGCCTGCCGCTCTGTCTCCTGCTCTACGTGGCCTTGGGGCTACTGGGTGCGGGCTTGGTCTCCCTCTGGCGGGGCCTTGTCGGGCGTCTGGGGGCCGGCCGTTGGTCCGTGGCGCTGTTGGGCTCTGCGCTCTGGGGCCTGGGCGAGGTCTGGATGGCCAAGGGGCCGTTGTTTTGGCTGGGGCTGGGTTCGGTGGCCCTGCCCGGTGACCGCGCCTTGGCGGGCCTGGCCCAGTGGGTCGGTGCTGGCGGGCTGGCGGCCGTGCAGTTGTTGCTGGCCTGGGGGCTCTGGCGCCTGCTGGCCGCTTGGTGGGAGGGCCGGCGGGGGCTCTGGCGCGGTGGTCTGGCTTGGCTGTTGGCGGTGGCGTTGCTCCATGGCCTCGGCTGGCAGCAGCTCCAGCGCAGCGCCCTGGCTGATCCGGCGGCTCCCTGGTTGTCGGTGCTGGTGCTTCAGCCCGATATCCCGACCCGGGAGAAGTTCAGTTGGACCCAGCAGCGGGCCCTGGAGCGCCGCTTGCGGCAGGCCCAGGCGGAGGCGGAGGCCCGGGGCGCGGAGCTGTTGGTGTTGCCGGAGGGTGCGTTGGCCCTAGGGCAGGGGCTGCCTGCGCCAGGGGCGGTCGAGGTACTCAGCGGTGGCTTCCGCCAGGAGGAGATTGTGCTGCGCAGCAGTGTTCTGCGCTTTCCCCCGGGGCAGCTGGAGGCGAACGGTGCGATCGATAAGCACCGGCTGGTGCCTCTGGGGGAATGGGTCCCCGGTGGCTCCCTGTTGCGTTGGGCGGGATTGTCCGCGGTCGGCGGCGTGGAGCCTGGGCCGGAGTCGCGGTTGCTGCGGCGCCCGGCGGGTGATCTGGCCGTCGCCATTTGCTACGAGATCGCCGATGGGGCGGGCCTGATCGGTGCGGCGCAGGCTGGGGCCGGCTGGATCCTGGCTAGCGCCAACCTGGACCCCTATCCGCGGCTGTTGCAGCAACAGTTCCAGGCCCTCTCCCAGTTGCGGGCAATCGAGGCCAGTCGCTGGTTGGTGAGTGCGGCCAACAGTGGGCCGAGCTTGGTGGTGCAGCCCGATGGGGCGCTGGGGGTATCCCTCGCCCCGATGCAGCCGGGGACGCTGCTGGTGCGACTGCAACTCCGTTCAGGCGGGACCCCGTATGGCCGCCTCGGGGAATGGCCGCTGCTGCTCGCCGCCGCCGGGGGCTTCGTCGCAAGCCGGTCTCGCATGAGACAATCTTGAGACTTGCTTAAGGCGCCTTTTGCTTTCCTTCCGCTCTGGTCTCCTGGGTCTGGGCTTGGTGGCCGCCGCCGCGCTGCTTCCTGCGCCTGGACGGGGAGCCGATCAGGCGGATGCGGCCCTGGAGGCCGTGCAGGCCTTGGGGGTTGTGGTGATCGAGCGGGCTGAGTGCGGCGGGCCGCGCCATCTCGCCACCTACAACATGGGCGCCAATGTCCTCTGTCTCTCGACGGCCCTCGAGCGGGACCCGCAGAAGCGGGCCAAGGTGATCCAGCACGAGTTGGTGCATGTGGTGCAGGACTGCCTGGATGGCTTGGGCACGCCTACGTCCCTGACCTTGGCGGAGGGTCTGCGCTCCAGCGGTCAGCTGAGCGGCGAGCAGGTGAATGGATTCTTCCTGCAGCACCTGCGCAAGCAGGGCAACTTGAATCACGTGGTGGCTTCAACGGCGCAGTTGCCCCTGGAGAGCCGTCAGCGTGAATTTGAGGCCTATGCCCTGCAGGCGGATCCGGCCATGGTGGCTCACCTGTTGAAGGCAACCTGCAAGCCTTAAAGGCGCCCCCAAGCGTCGGTCTTCTCTTGGGGGTTTGTGCTGCTCTCCCCGTAGGTATTCAGCCGCAGGTTGTTGTGCCTAAATCGCCAAAAGTGTGGCATTTATACCTGGAAGAAAAGCGGTCACCAGGGCTAGGACCAAAGGAGTTGCCGCTTTCGCTGTGACCGCTTATCCCTGTTGCGCTGCCTGTAAGAACTTCATCATCGCTGGCGGCATGGGGGTCTGCCGCTGCTGGCGAATGACGATGAGTTTGAAGGATGCTGAGGCGCAGGTCCGTTGTCCCTATTGGGTGCGCGCTGAAGCGGTGGAGGATCCCTACGAGACGTTCGATTGAGTCCTGCGTCACAGCTTGAGGTCGCCTGCTTGCTCTTGATCGGGCACCTGTCGACTCAGAGTTGAGACGCATTCGTCGCAAGCGCGATGCCGGACCTTGTGTCTCTGACGGCGATCCTTCTGTATCTGACGGCCAAGGGGGTGCATGCCTTCTGGTTGAGTGACGCCGCATCGGCTCATCGCCCTGGGCGGGGCTGAAATCTGTAGAGGTTTGTCCTGAAAAGACCCGCAACCACCTGTC
This DNA window, taken from Synechococcus sp. LTW-R, encodes the following:
- a CDS encoding apolipoprotein N-acyltransferase produces the protein MAENRRLVWIGALLAGLLAGAALPPLGAPPLLWLALVPLWALGPGPAALWAGAAVLLSHRWLLWLHPLDWIGVPLPWSLPLCLLLYVALGLLGAGLVSLWRGLVGRLGAGRWSVALLGSALWGLGEVWMAKGPLFWLGLGSVALPGDRALAGLAQWVGAGGLAAVQLLLAWGLWRLLAAWWEGRRGLWRGGLAWLLAVALLHGLGWQQLQRSALADPAAPWLSVLVLQPDIPTREKFSWTQQRALERRLRQAQAEAEARGAELLVLPEGALALGQGLPAPGAVEVLSGGFRQEEIVLRSSVLRFPPGQLEANGAIDKHRLVPLGEWVPGGSLLRWAGLSAVGGVEPGPESRLLRRPAGDLAVAICYEIADGAGLIGAAQAGAGWILASANLDPYPRLLQQQFQALSQLRAIEASRWLVSAANSGPSLVVQPDGALGVSLAPMQPGTLLVRLQLRSGGTPYGRLGEWPLLLAAAGGFVASRSRMRQS
- a CDS encoding outer membrane protein — encoded protein: MKLRLLFAAAAASAVAFAAPVRAQEESAAKATGFYATLGAGASWTGSTGNNAKSYTGSWTTDETFSGTYTPKLDLGAGFAGEAGVGYDFGDVRAELTYIYKGSNVGDITGSGSETGTLNGISYTNFPYNFTLSGTGTVSTNSVLVSGYYDIDTKSKFTPYVGGGLGYTNVSVPTQTGNATLSGSGITATQPVNVEGGSAGAFGYQAKAGVAYAASEKADVFLEGTYQGSTGVSIKGISYTPLNAFGLRAGVRFRFGS
- a CDS encoding tyrosine-type recombinase/integrase, which produces MTIHTKAKVLGGKATIYCYGKDPTKWFIRVLKPGTKSYVVRLVPGATNQAEAEASCLDAYVAAVDGIANPPAASKPRRAATQDSYKPAKRQRVPVREELERFLQGEKEKVLTNRIGEESFSRKARSLRKDFIGYLDFQEVTFCDQINNTFLERYPYYRRGKSKQTIKKELKAISQFIKNWLGRRKLVDAEVLFDTDFVPKIKISMGDLNANPSINAADWLTINREIRKQVKESTTFDNHRHHYWRQLWWCFTYVAKSSGCRPIELRKLKWKDVDLVEVTDGNESRYICYLFIRETKTGTPREVPCWSRTSTRLLHWKAFQDTYCDKHGIPRYGPNDYVFGKPEADKLPYSSASYYYMWRKTIDAAQERLVGNRFSEKPYTIYSLRSTFIENHLSRGVDAYLVARISGHDIKTMNRYYDRSDVRSRSRELTILELPDEKQKRVPIFNREHTKTNSQLRIRTHTFADE